The following is a genomic window from Kineosporia corallincola.
GCCTCCAGCCGGGCACCGGTGACCATGTCGCAGAGCACGTCGACGGCCATCGGCAGGTCGTCGTCGAGCACCCGGGCGTAGTAGCAGGTGTGCTCCTTGCCGGTGACCGCGTTGGACTCACCGCCGACCCGGTCGAACGCGGTGGCGATGTCCATCGCGCTGCGCCGGGCCGTGCCCTTGAACAGCAGGTGCTCGAGGAAATGGGTGGAGCCGTGGTGGCCGGTGGTCTCGTCGCGCGAGCCGACACCGACCCAGAACCCGATCGTGGCGGAACGCAGTCCGGGCATCGCCTCCGACAGCACCCGGACCCCGCCGGGGAGGACGGTCCGGCGCACGACGGCGCCGGCGTCCTCCCCCGCGATGGTCTGGGACGATCCGGAGGCTCCCGCTGCGACCAGCGGCAGAGGAGTCGCCGTCACGATCAGGAGTTCGCGTCCGCCGTCTCGGACTTGCCCTCGGTCTCCTCTTCCAGGACCGGGGCCAGCGAGAGCTTGCCACGCGGGTCGATCTCGGCGATCTCGACCTGGACCTTCTGGCCGATCTTCAGAACGTCCTCGACGTTCTCCACCCGCTTGCCACCGACCATGCGGCGGATCTGCGAGATGTGCAGAAGACCGTCCTTGCCCGGCACCAGGGACACGAACGCACCGAAGGTCGTCGTCTTCACGACGGTGCCCAGGTAGCGCTCCCCGACCTCGGGCATGGTCGGGTTGGCGATCGCGTTGATCGCCGTCCGGGCGGCCTCGGCCGAGGGGCCGTCGGTCGCGCCGATGTACACCGTGCCGTCGTCCTCGATCGAGATGTCGGCGCCGGTGTCGTCCTGGATCTGGTTGATCATCTTGCCCTTCGGGCCGATGACCTCACCGATCTTGTCGACGGGGACCTTCACGCTGATGACGCGCGGCGCGAACGGGGACATCTCGTCCGGCCGGTCGATCGCCTCGCTCATCACGTCGAGGATGTGCAGCCGGGCCTCGCGGGCCTGGGTCAGCGCGGCGGCCAGCACCGACGCCGGGATGCCGTCGAGCTTGGTGTCGAGCTGGATCGCGGTGACGAACTCGGAGGTACCGGCGACCTTGAAGTCCATGTCACCGAAAGCGTCCTCGGCACCGAGGATGTCGGTGAGAGCCGCGTACTCCGTCTTGCCGTCGACCGTGTCGGACACCAGGCCCATGGCGATGCCGGCGACCGGGGCGCGCAGCGGCACACCGGCGTTCAGCAGGGCCAGGGTGGAGGCGCAGACCGAACCCATCGAGGTGGACCCGTTGGAGCCGAGGGCCTCGGAGACCTGACGGATCGCGTAGGGGAACTCCTCGCGGCTCGGCAGGACCGGGACGAGCGCACGCTCGGCCAGGGCGCCGTGACCGATCTCGCGGCGCTTCGGCGAACCGACGCGACCGGTCTCACCGGTGCTGTAGGGCGGGAAGTTGTAGTTGTGCATGTACCGCTTGCGGGTCACCGGGGAGAGGGTGTCCAGCTGCTGCTCCATGCGCAGCATGTTCAGCGTGGTGACACCCAGGATCTGGGTCTCGCCGCGCTCGAACAGCGCCGAGCCGTGCACGCGCGGGATGACCTCGACCTCGGCGCCGAGCTGACGGATGTCGGCCAGGCCACGGCCGTCGATGCGCACCTTGTCTTTCAGGATGCGCTGACGGACCAGCTTCTTGTTGACGGCGCGGAAAGCGGCCGAGACCTCTTTCTCGCGGCCCTCGAACTCGGCCGAGAACTTGGCCTTGATGCCGTCTTTCAGCTCGTCCAGACGGCTCTCGCGCTCCTGCTTGCCGGCGATCGTGAGCGCCTGCGTCATGTCGTCGGACACCGCGGCGGCGACGGCCTGGAACACGTCGTCCTGGTAGTCCGGGAACAGCGGGAACTCGGCGGTCGGCTTGGCGGCCGCGGCGGAGACCTCGGCCTGCGCCTTGCACAGAGCGGCGATGAACGGCTTGGAGGCCTCCAGACCGGCGGCGACCACGTCTTCGGTGGGGGCGCCGGCGCCCTGGTCCTTGATCAGGGTCCAGGAGCCCTCGGTGGCCTCGGCCTCGACCATCATGATCGCGACGTCCTCGGTGCCGTCCTCCGTGGTGACGACGCGACCGGCGACGACCATGTCGAACACGGCCCGCTCGATCTCGTCGTGCCGCGGGAAGCCGACCCACTGGCCGTCGATCAGGGCCACGCGCACGCCACCGATCGGGCCGGAGAAGGGCAGGCCGGAGATCTGGGTGGACAGCGACGCGGCGTTGATCGCCACGACGTCGTAGGGGTCGGCCGGGTTCAGCGCCAGCACGGTGATGACGACCTGGACCTCGTTGCGCAGGCCCTTGACGAAGGTCGGGCGCAGCGGGCGGTCGATCAGGCGGCAGGCCAGGATGGCCTCGGTGCTGGGCCGGCCCTCACGGCGGAAGAACGAGCCGGGGATCTTCCCGGCCGCGTACATCCGCTCCTCGACGTCGATCGTCAGGGGGAAGAAGTCGAACTGGTCCTTCGGCTGCTTGCCGACCGTGGTGGCCGACAGCAGCATCGTGTCGTTGTCGAGGTAGACGGCGACGGAGCCGGCGGCCTGCTTGGCCAGACGCCCGGTCTCGAAACGGACCGTGCGCGTGCCGAACTTGCCGTTGTCGATGACGGCCTCGGCCGCGGTGATCTCGGGACCCTCCAAGGGTCACTCTCCTGTTCTTCCGCGGCTGCGCCGCGGCATCGGGCAGGAGTGGTGCGGGAGCCGTGGTCGAGACGTTCCGGTCTTCGATCGAGGCCCACGCGTCCGCCCTGTGGGCTGCCCGCGGAGGCCACTACCGAGGACCGGTGACCGGCTCCTCGCCGACCCCTCCTGTGGTTCGTACTCACTGAAGTGTTGCCGGTGTTGCTGTGTTACCGGTGGTGCCGATTGTGCTACGGCCCACCGACAACCCGATGATCGGGCATCGATGGGCCGATGGCACGACCTGACACACCGAAGAGGCCGTGCCCGGATGTCCGGTCACGGCCTCAGGGAGTCAGCGGCGCAGGCCGAGACGCTCGATCAGCGCCCGGTAGCGGGTGATGTCCTTCTTCTGGACGTACTTCAGAAGACGACGACGCTGGCCGACCAGCAGCAGCAGGCCACGCCGGCTGTGGTGGTCGTGCTTGTGCTCCTTGAGGTGCTCGGTGAGGTCCTTGATGCGCTGCGTCAGCATCGCGATCTGGACCTCGGGGGAACCGGTGTCACCCTCGACCGTCGCGTACTCCGCGATGATCTTCTTCTTCGTTTCGGCGTCGAGCGGCACTCGATCTCCTCGTGAATTCGCTGCGCGGCGCCCCGGGGCACATCCACC
Proteins encoded in this region:
- a CDS encoding polyribonucleotide nucleotidyltransferase yields the protein MEGPEITAAEAVIDNGKFGTRTVRFETGRLAKQAAGSVAVYLDNDTMLLSATTVGKQPKDQFDFFPLTIDVEERMYAAGKIPGSFFRREGRPSTEAILACRLIDRPLRPTFVKGLRNEVQVVITVLALNPADPYDVVAINAASLSTQISGLPFSGPIGGVRVALIDGQWVGFPRHDEIERAVFDMVVAGRVVTTEDGTEDVAIMMVEAEATEGSWTLIKDQGAGAPTEDVVAAGLEASKPFIAALCKAQAEVSAAAAKPTAEFPLFPDYQDDVFQAVAAAVSDDMTQALTIAGKQERESRLDELKDGIKAKFSAEFEGREKEVSAAFRAVNKKLVRQRILKDKVRIDGRGLADIRQLGAEVEVIPRVHGSALFERGETQILGVTTLNMLRMEQQLDTLSPVTRKRYMHNYNFPPYSTGETGRVGSPKRREIGHGALAERALVPVLPSREEFPYAIRQVSEALGSNGSTSMGSVCASTLALLNAGVPLRAPVAGIAMGLVSDTVDGKTEYAALTDILGAEDAFGDMDFKVAGTSEFVTAIQLDTKLDGIPASVLAAALTQAREARLHILDVMSEAIDRPDEMSPFAPRVISVKVPVDKIGEVIGPKGKMINQIQDDTGADISIEDDGTVYIGATDGPSAEAARTAINAIANPTMPEVGERYLGTVVKTTTFGAFVSLVPGKDGLLHISQIRRMVGGKRVENVEDVLKIGQKVQVEIAEIDPRGKLSLAPVLEEETEGKSETADANS
- the rpsO gene encoding 30S ribosomal protein S15, with product MPLDAETKKKIIAEYATVEGDTGSPEVQIAMLTQRIKDLTEHLKEHKHDHHSRRGLLLLVGQRRRLLKYVQKKDITRYRALIERLGLRR